A section of the Lynx canadensis isolate LIC74 chromosome A1, mLynCan4.pri.v2, whole genome shotgun sequence genome encodes:
- the LOC115514786 gene encoding 60S ribosomal protein L31-like translates to MDGKKKEDHSAITEVVTREYTINIHKHIHGVGFKKRVPWALKEIWKFAVKDKGTPDVHADTGLSKAVRDKGIRNVPFNIHGLLFRKSNEDENSPDKLYTLVT, encoded by the coding sequence ATGGATGGCAAGAAGAAAGAGGACCATTCTGCCATCACTGAGGTAGTGACCAGAGAATATACCATCAACATTCACAAGCACATCCATGGAGTGGGTTTCAAGAAGCGTGTCCCCTGGGCACTCAAAGAGATCTGGAAATTTGCCGTGAAGGATAAGGGAACACCAGATGTTCACGCTGACACCGGGCTCAGCAAAGCTGTCAGGGACAAAGGAATAAGAAACGTCCCATTCAATATCCATGGGCTGTTGTTTAGAAAAAGTAATGAGGATGAAAACTCACCAGACAAGCTCTATACGTTGGTTACTTAA